In the Cryptococcus neoformans var. neoformans JEC21 chromosome 1, complete sequence genome, one interval contains:
- a CDS encoding meiotic recombination-related protein, putative encodes MHGNRKRQATPAISIGKSSSEEIVKRPKGKERRGARQQPTAPSLASRPEQPQCESQRILTRGSQIEEKNTGQRGDVILEGEIKEQRTLSLHAPFTGNLAAAWYDPEERKIQVLEDTKDTLNWDLACLVIEQVRPTLIIVSTKTQNSLMEKIEEYRDENKCELLLLPSRSCSPKAASIQLASVRVSDSSVTLSVCRAEEQSAHEPRNGSAIEDANWRDEGAGMGTYRLSLVKLGCWMNINAPLATVAAGILVEQVKKGRTMEAMPGEQHFNGLELTVLESMDLERHMQINKDALTSLAIFDVESHAFMYSEQNKQALSIFGKLDSTVTPLGKKLLHTWHLRPLLDLSEISARHDAVEFFSSAENAPIMTSLRKTMKGVRNVPAHCTKLQTGRGSYVEWKCLVDALTAALEIRNFMCGIATPVPLPIAEKIRETVRDNLIIFCQDMNAVIDWDASRLESRVAVRPGVDDELDSWREIYAGLDVTLNQVALMIYSQVPPGISSSVNVVYLPQLGYLAVIQADADEPPEIPGWESRFHTEDRYYYKTVEMEDLDDHFGDLYTLMIGKEIEIIQRLVEHLKGYETSILRTVDTIAELDCILALARAARDFGLKRPIMTEEPVLQIRGGRHILYESLVPRYIENDTMIASGGVNGLASMMIITGANGSGKSAYGKQVALMAFMAQIGSFVPADGARIGICDKIFTRLQTRESTSRHASAFMIDLGQVSQALRGATRHSLIIMDEFGKGTHPADGAGLLAGTVEYLLQGVCPRSIVMTHFHELFANHFITEDRLPVRFCHMKTLLTNDSDDIHYLYKLVPSLSLTSNAAECALRHGIPKNIVDRAQEVTKCVSKFEISKLLDATLTMENIREIKAAEELAKRFLAWDIDPDSEDVIDVLQKMIEATDIFLEDDSSVSAEGTTANRENATISDEEGSIDSSEEID; translated from the exons ATGCATGGGAACCGCAAAAGACAAGCTACTCCTGCTATAAGCATTGGCAAATCAAGTTCAGAAGAAATAGTCAAACGACcaaaggggaaggagaggcgaGGCGCAAGACAACAACCAACAGCACCGTCTCTGGCAAGCCGGCCAGAGCAGCCACAATGCGAGTCGCAACGAATCCTGACACGAGGATCACagattgaagagaagaataCCGGACAAAGAGGCGATGTCATATTGGAAGGTGAGATCAAGGAACAGAGG ACGCTTTCATTGCATGCGCCATTCACGGGCAATCTTGCTGCAGCATGGTACGACCcagaggagaggaagatacAGGTTCTGGAAGACACGAAGGACACGTTGAATTGGGATCTGGCTTGTCTTG TCATAGAGCAAGTGCGGCCCACGCTTATCATAGTGAGCACTAAAACCCAGAACTCcctgatggagaagatagAAGAGTATC GAGACGAGAATAAGTGTGAACTACTCCTCTTACCTTCTCGTTCTTGTAGTCCCAAGGCAGCTTCTATACAGCTTGCTTCTGTTCGAGTTTCAGACTCATCTGTAACGTTATCTGTCTGTCGCGCAGAAGAACAATCGGCGCACGAGCCGCGCAATGGATCGGCAATAGAGGATGCCAActggagagatgaaggtgcTGGGATGGGAACTTACAGGCTGAGTTTGGTTAAGCTAGGGTGTTGGATGAACATCAATGCGCCTTTAGCT ACGGTAGCAGCTGGAATTTTAGTTGAGCAAGTAAAAAAAGGTCGCACAATGGAGGCCATGCCAGGTGAACAACACTTCAATGGATTAGAGCTTACTGTCTTGGAAAGTATGGATTT GGAAAGGCACATGCAGATAAACAAGGATGCCTTAAC ATCGTTAGCAATCTTTGATGTGGAGTCGCACGCATTCATGTATTCCGAACAGAATAAACAAGCATTGTCTATATTCG GCAAGCTTGACTCTACTGTCACCCCCCTCGGCAAAAAGCTACTTCACACATGGCATCTTCGCCCATTACTCGATCTTTCCGAGATCTCTGCCCGGCATGACGCTGTTGaattcttttcttccgccGAGAACGCACCCATTATGACGAGCTTGAGGAAAACCATGAAGGGTGTAAGGAATGTGCCTGCACATTGTACGAAACTCCAGACTGGAAGGGGGAGCTATGTCGAATGGAAATGTTTGGTGGAC GCTTTGACAGCTGCACTCGAAATCAGGAATTTCATGTGTGGTATAGCTACTCCTGTGCCATTGCCAATTGCAGAAAAA ATCAGAGAAACCGTCAGAGATAATCTTATCATTTTCTGCCAAGATATGAATGCTGTC ATTGATTGGGATGCTTCAAGACTCGAAAGCCGAGTTGCTGTTCGACCAGGTGTTGACGATGAGCTGGATAGCTGGCGGGAAATATACGCAG GTCTTGATGTAACGCTC AACCAAGTAGCTTTAATGATATATTCTCAAGTACCTCCCGGCATATCTTCTAGCGTGAACGTTGTCTACTTGCCTCAGTTAGGATACCTCGCAGTGATACAGGCAGATGCAGATGAGCCACCAGAAATACCAGGATGGGAAAGTCGA TTCCACACAGAAGATCGGTACTATTATAAGACGGTAGAGATGGAGGACTTGGATGACCATTTCGGTGACTTGTACACATTGATGATCG GAAAAGAGATTGAAATCATTCAAAGGCTGGTAGAGCACCTTAAGGGCTATGAAACATCAATTCTGCGGACTGTCGATACCATAGCGGAGTTGGATTG CATCTTGGCATTGGCTCGAGCAGCAAGAGATTTCGGGCTAAAGCGTCCCATCATGACGGAAGAGCCTGTGCTACAGATTCGGGGGGGACGACATATTCTGTATGAGAGTTTGGTTCCTCGGTACATTGAGAACGATACCATGATAGCGTCTGGAGGGGTCAATGGTTTGGCCAGCATG ATGATTATCACAGGCGCAAATGGTTCTGGCAAGTCTGCATATGGCAAGCAG GTCGCTTTGATGGCTTTCATGGCGCAGATAGGGAGTTTTGTACCGGCCGATGGAGCCAGAATTGGCATTTGCGACAAAA TATTCACGCGTCTCCAGACCCGCGAGTCGACTTCAAGA CATGCTTCCGCTTTTATGATAGATCTTGGCCAAGTTTCTCAAGCACTCAGAGGTGCAACCCGACATTCCTTGATCATAATGGACGAGTTTGGTAAAG GTACCCATCCTGCCGACGGGGCTGGGCTTCTCGCCGGTACAGTTGAGTATCTTCTGCAAGGGGTTTGTCCTCGATCAATTGTCATGACCCATTTCCA CGAACTTTTTGCCAACCATTTCATTACGGAAGACCGATTACCAGTGCGGTTTTGCCACATGAAGACGCTTTTGACGAATGATTCAGATGACATACATTATCTTTATAA GCTTGTCCCTTCACTTAGCTTAACTTCAAACGCAGCAGAATGTGCGCTCAGACACGGGATCCCGAAGAATATTGTTGACAGAGCCCAAGAGGTCAC CAAATGCGTCTCAAAATTTGAAATATCCAAGTTGCTCGATGCGACTCTGACAATGGAAAATATACGGGAAATCAAAGCAGCAGAGGAACTTGCCAAGCGTTTCCTGGCTTGGGATATCGACCCAGACAGTGAAGATGTGATCGACGTATTGCAGAAGATGATTGAAGCGACGGATATATTCCTGGAGGATGATTCTTCTGTCAGTGCGGAAGGAACAACTGCGAATCGAGAGAATGCTACGAtcagtgatgaagaaggtagTATAGATTCAAGCGAGGAGATTGACTGA
- a CDS encoding polynucleotide adenylyltransferase, putative: MTSNPPVKFLGVTPPITTDPPKPNDIKSSEALMADLVALNQFESDQERKVRERLLSNIAQLVAKFVHDVSIKLGMSEKIASEAGGRIYTSGSYRLGVHGPGSDIDTICVCPRHIYREHFFGEFQDMLRAWPAVTEISAVESAFVPVMKTVISGVEVDLLFARVNLPEAGDSLDIEKDEILRGVDDASQRSLNGPRVTDMILNLVPDVATFRTALRTIRLWAKRRGIYSNVLGFPGGVAWALLTARICQLYPAAAPATIVGKFFPIYYQWSWPQPVLLKKIDNGPPNMQHSVWNPKLDRRDQAHRMPVITPAYPSMCSTHNITSSTMSIIRKEMLRAMQITDEILKTPDSSWIPLFEKVDFFSMYKTYVQVVASASTSDGIKDWSGMVESRIRTLVGDLENTDCIITAHPQVGGVNRVFYCLTEEEQAAASQGELTAEMIDRTEEDVKNREHRKIYTKSFFIGLEIEKKSKETGGRVLNLFYPSKKFCAVCQNWDKYNEMEMSVILRPAKRSELPSYVFPDGMPKSKKKTKRQQQNGSGDAGMNDGSEGQGPSKRTKSEQTLINNFEPQQQLPNGVPVPNGADPVPLKDGAGPVDFKPPPGIEDMPPLSTAVMSSFATAAKGVAISQDENREGLVVLNQTDPA; this comes from the exons ATGACTTC TAACCCGCCTGTCAAGTTCCTGGGCGTTACACCTCCCATTACGACTGATCCTCCAAAGCCCAATGACATCAAGTCTAGTGAAGCTTTGATGGCAGACCTTGTAGCCCTCAATCAATTCGAATCCGATCAGGAGAGGAAGGTCCG AGAACGACTGCTTTCAAATATCGCCCAGCTGGTTGCTAAATTTGTCCATGATGTGTCTATAAAACTCGGCATGTCAGAAAAAATAGCTTCAGAAGCAGGTGGACGAATCTATACTTCGGGTTCCTATCG TCTCGGTGTTCACGGCCCCGGATCAGATATTGATACTATTTGTGTCTGCCCGCGGCATATCTATAGAGAGCATTTCTTTGGTGAATTTCAAGATATGCTACGTGCTTGGCCAGCAGTGACTGAAATTTCT GCGGTCGAGTCTGCTTTTGTGCCAGTTATGAAGACTGTTATCTCTGGAGTAGAAGTTGATCTGCTTTTCGCACGTGTCAATTTGCCAGAGGCGGGAGATTCGTTGGATATCGAAAAGGATGAAATTCTTCGAGGAGTGGATGATGCATCACAGAGAAGTTTGAACG GTCCCCGAGTCACGGATATGATTCTCAACCTCGTTCCAGACGTTGCAACCTTCCGTACAGCTTTGAGGACAATAAGATTATGGGCAAAGCGTCGAGGTATTTACTCCAACGTGCTGGGTTTCCCGGGTGGCGTAGCATGGGCGCTTCTTACCGCTCGAATATGTCAACTGTATCCTGCCGCTGCACCAGCAACTATTGTTGGCAAGTTTTTCCCTATTTATTACCAATGGAGCTGGCCCCAGCCTGtgctgttgaagaagattgataACGGACCTCCCAACATGCAGCATTCTGTGTGGAACCCCAAG CTTGATCGACGAGACCAAGCGCATCGTATGCCGGTTATCACCCCTGCTTATCCCTCAATGTGCTCTACCCACAATATTACTAGTTCTACTATGTCCATCATTCGAAAGGAAATGCTGCGAGCAATGCAAATAACGGATGAGATTTTGAAAACTCCTGATAGCTCATGGATACCGTTGTTCGAGAAGGTTGACTTTTTCAGCATGTACAAAACTTATGTTCAGGTCGTCGCCTCTGCGTCCACATCGGATGGCATCAAGGATTG GAGCGGTATGGTCGAGTCTAGAATACGAACGCTGGTAGGAGACTTGGAAAATACCGACTGCATCATTACGGCACACCCTCAAGTTGGCGGCGTAAATCGTGTATTTTACTGTTtgacagaagaggagcaggcTGCGGCGAGTCAAGGTGAACTGACAGCTGAGATGATCGACagaacagaagaagatgtgaaGAACAGGGAGCATAGGAAGATCTACACCAAAAGTTTCTTCATTGGATTGGAAATTGAGAAGAAATCTA AAGAGACTGGTGGACGTGTGCTGAACCTCTTCTATCCCAGCAAGAAGTTCTGCGCTGTGTGTCAAAACTGGGATAAATACAATGAAATGGAGATGAGCGTCATTCTCAGGCCTGCAAAGAG ATCCGAACTACCCTCTTATGTTTTTCCTGACGGGATGCCcaagtcgaagaagaagacaaagcGACAGCAACAAAAC GGCTCTGGAGATGCTGGGATGAACGATGGCTCGGAAGGGCAAGGTCCAAGTAAACGCACCAA GTCTGAGCAAACATTAATTAACAACTTTGAACCCCAACAACAACTTCCTAACGGAGTGCCTGTGCCAAATGGTGCTGATCCTGTCCCTTTAAAAGATGGCGCTGGGCCTGTAGATTTCAAACCCCCACCCGGCATCGAGGATATGCCCCCATTGTCAACTGCTGTTATGTCTTCCTTTGCTACTGCCGCCAAGGGTGTCGCAATATCTCAAGACGAAAATAGGGAAGGTCTCGTGGTCCTCAACCAAACCGACCCAGCCTAA
- a CDS encoding transposable element- crypton-Cn1, putative, which yields MPATRRTKGLDAFQPADTLDPRTAHTMQDIAALRKSNLTLKTARQYATKNKQWYAYCAHMNFLTKDTVTPANAASYLYNWVLKLPPDHHRKKQAHILVREAQGGQVPQTVRGQEQGQTALFIEEDEEVDDSMLAGIDEPADPDTVQDERQMLLNGVNDLPDFKELRESLGYHGADSSLEHLLQCNQSLASVRLYLAALVDLWETQRQAGMNAFPSPRTKATNSILNALRRVRNEQSILRCDDKGDDLFYDGIATTENMKKLFLHYLHRDSVEGLRDLAAQAVGIHGLLRADDQLRITLSSMSLRLFEDEGPTPCRGVVFAIREGKTTHDGQIQYSTLLRNKDVTRCPVSFLVLYLFARFHFSEEPFINSDVSFPSLKNRQDWYHIPLFVSRQSNAVTRLKYDALNKSVRKALQSCNIHCRASTHTSRKWGAQLAEDGGAPEEDIMRQGRWCTKVMETVYLSKFPLKALRALAGFPKKKGSYYLPRDMEVPQELIESVFPWVDAAEAELFDPDRFQGDKAGRAFIKLMDWFRSVLIQDAPFIRQLEPDLFVWKHPVFSTPTFLAFEARALAEAQSAEARMSEDARQLIPELSDYLSTNFTALFKATYNIDTTLTGLAASVASNSQLIQEERRAEKYDALLNGIGDAFHAMARRQHSGSISSRSNVNAQESQTTSVLEGQHHGGFNPSASSNSVASQPNSASDSGDLVQLEALVYKMDREVGDVLELWDEYIVGRNGRLPVREMSQRNEFKKNEAEKKMFNRRKPIYEAIRDLARGMNMGEREAAGLIEEYRIKNSMGLNKLSNVVKEVVKNMIVHQSYRYRTL from the exons ATGCCAGCTACCAGACGCACAAAGGGGCTTGACGCATTCCAACCTGCTGACACTCTCGATCCTCGCACGGCTCACACGATGCAAGATATCGCTGCTCTTCGCAAAAGTAATTTGACATTGAAAACAGCACGACAATATGCAACCAAAAATAAGCAATGGTATGCGTACTGTGCCCACATGAATTTTCTTACAAA AGATACTGTAACTCCGGCAAACGCAGCGTCGTATCTGTACAATTGGGTACTTAAACTTCCTCCTGACCATCACC GTAAGAAGCAGGCGCACATCCTTGTAAGAGAAGCCCAAGGTGGGCAAGTGCCACAAACTGTGCGGGGTCAGGAGCAAGGTCAGACGGCACTGTTTattgaggaagacgaggaagtCGACGATTCAATGCTTGCAGGTATTGATGAGCCTGCCGACCCAGACACCGTTCAGGACGAGCGCCAGATGCTTCTGAATGGTGTCAATGACTTGCCGGATTTTAAGGAATTGCGTGAGAGTCTTGGATATCATGGTGCAG ACTCGAGTCTTGAGCATCTGCTGCAGTGCAACCAATCTCTTGCTTCTGTCAGGCTCTATTTGGCTGCTCTTGTCGACCTTTGGGAGACCCAAAGGCAGGCGGGAATGAACGCCTTTCCCTCGCCGCGCACGAAAGCAACCAACTCTATCCTCAACGCTCTACGTCGTGTACGCAACGAACAAAGTATCCTTCGTTGTGATGATAAAGGTGACG ATCTGTTCTACGATGGGATAGCGACGACCGAGAACATGAAAAAGTTGTTTCTCCATTATCTGCATCGGGACAGCGTCGAAGGTCTGCGCGATCTCGCTGCGCAAGCCGTCGGCATCCATGGACTTTTACGTGCGGATGATCAGCTAAGGATTACCCTATCGTCCATGTCCCTCAGACTCTTCGAGGATGAGGGACCCACACCTTGTCGTGGTGTCGTTTTCGCCATAAGAGAGGGGAAGACGACACATGACGGTCAGATCCAGTACTCAACTCTGTTGAGGAACAAGGATGTGACCCGGTGCCCCGTCTCTTTCCTTGTTCTGTATCTGTTTGCCCG GTTCCATTTCAGTGAAGAGCCCTTTATTAACTCAGAtgtctcttttccctctttaAAAAATCGCCAGGACTGGTATCACATCCCACTCTTTGTGTCCCGCCAATCCAACGCAGTTACGCGTCTGAAATATGACGCTTTGAACAAGAGTGTGCGAAAAGCACTTCAAAGCTGCAACATCCATTGTAGAGCGTCCACTCACACGTCTCGCAAATGGGGAGCCCAGCTTGCCGAAGATGGCGGCGCGCCTGAAGAAGATATCATgaggcaaggaagatggtgtACAAAGGTGATGGAAACTGTCTACCTCAGTAAATTCCCTCTCAAAGCATTGAGAGCCCTTGCAGGGTTcccaaaaaagaaaggttCTTATTACCTTCCTCGCGACATGGAAGTGCCTCAGGAGCTTATCGAGAGCGTCTTCCCATGGGTTGATGCTGC TGAGGCTGAGCTCTTCGACCCCGATCGCTTCCAAGGCGACAAAGCTGGTCGAGCATTCATCAAACTCATGGACTGGTTTCGCTCGGTATTAATCCAAGATGCTCCCTTTATTCGCCAGCTCGAACCTGACCTCTTTGTCTGGAAACACCCTGTCTTCTCCACACCCactttccttgcctttgaAGCAAGGGCGCTAGCCGAAGCGCAAAGCGCGGAAGCACGCATGAGCGAGGATGCAAGGCAACTTATCCCTGAACTTTCCGATTATCTCTCTACCAACTTCACTGCCTTGTTTAAGGCCACATATAACATCGACACCACGTTAACAGGACTAGCTGCGTCCGTTGCCAGCAATTCCCAACTTATACAGGAAGAGCGGCGTGCTGAGAAATATGATGCACTGTTGAATGGTATTGGAGATGCATTCCATGCAATGGCTCGCCGCCAACACAGCGGCAGCATTTCATCTCGATCAAATG TCAACGCCCAAGAGAGCCAAACGACCAGTGTACTTGAAGGTCAACACCATGGGGGGTTTAACccatccgcttcttccaactccgTCGCTTCTCAGCCCAACTCCGCTAGCGACTCTGGTGACCTAGTTCAACTCGAAGCATTGGTCTACAAGATGGATCGCGAGGTAGGAGATGTACTAGAATTATGGGATGAGTACATCGTTGGAAGGAATGGTCGATTACCTGTCAGGGAAATGAGTCAACGAAACGAGTTTAAAAAGAACGAAGCCGAAAAAAAGATGTTCAATCGGAGAAAACCTATCTATGAGGCCATCAGAGACCTAGCTCGGGGGATGAACATGGGTGAGAGGGAAGCTGCGGGGTTAATTGAGGAGTATAGGATTAAAAACTCGATGGGGCTAAACAAGCTGAGCAATGTCGTCAAGGAAGTTGTCAAGAACATGATTGTGCATCAGTCTTATCGATATCGAACGTTGTAA